The window GATGTAATTAAGCCGAAAAAAATACAGGGATCGCTCACGGCGTTCAGGATGACGACGAAAAATAGTTCACACCACGCCGGGATGGGAATGCTCTCGTTCTGTTAAACGCGCTCCATTTTTAGGCACTATCGTGTGGTGATGGTGGTGGGGGTCTCGTTGGCTTTGAGGTAGTTGCCGTAGCCGACGACGATGGTGGAGCTGACGAGTAGGAAGAGGCCAAGGGCGACGAGCGCCTGGGTGCGACGGCTGGTGCCTCGCCACTCTTTGAGGAAGAGACCCCACAGGGTTGCGAAGATAATGATGCTGGCCATGTGGAGGGTCCAGCTGGAGAAGTCGTATTTGCCCATCTTGGTCTGGCCCATGGAGTAGAAGAAGAACTGGAAGTACCAGATGACTCCGGCTAGCGAGGCGAAGATGTAGTTGCTGATGAGAGTTTTGGGCGCGAGGTGGTCGTAGGTGGATGGGTCGAGTGGGTCGAAGTCGACGAGCGTCATGCCTGAGGAGTGAGACGCGCGCATCGGGTTGAGACCGGGCTGGCCTGCGAACTGTTTGATGGAGCCGTTCTTGAGGATGAGGATGGCAGACCAGACGAAGTTGGTAAGGAAGCCTCCCCAGAGAACTACGATGAGGACGGGGAGGTTCTGCCAGAGGTCGAGACGGTTGTGGGCGAGGAGTTCGGTCTTGGCGAGGGCACCGATGGGTGCTCCGGCTTTGAGGCCGAAGGCGAAGAACGAGCTCATGATGCCGGCGAAGATGGCGACGGCGAGGCCCTTGCCGAAGTTGTAATCGGTTTCGCCTGCTTCGGCCTTCTCTTCGGGGGTGACTTCTTTTTCTTTCGAGAGACCGGCGGCTCCGTTGACGGCTACGGCGATGAGGCAGAGGAGGATACCGGCGAGGATGATCTGGCCGGAGGTCTCGTGGATGATGGTGTGGATGGAGCCGTCGTAGATGGGCGGGATGAGCGTGCCGAAGGCGGTGCAGAGGCCGAGGGCGATCGCGTACCCGAGGGCGATGCCGAGGTACCGGATGGCGAGGCCGAAGGTGAGGCCGCCTGCTCCCCAGAGGATGCCCCAGAAGATGGCGTAGTGGATGCTGGATGCGGGCGCGGCGTGGAGGATGCCGAAGAGATTCGGGACGAGGAGACCGGCGAGGACGATGGGCGCGACGATCCAGGCGGCAAATCCCTGGATGAGCCAGTAGATCTCCCATGACCATCGCTTGATGGCGCGGAAGGGGATGAAGTTTGTGGCGGAGGCGAAGCCGCCGATCCAGTGAAAGATGACGCCGATGAAAGGATTCGGTCCCACTTAGCCTCGTTCTGGTGAATGATGGTGGTGCTTCTTATTGAGCGTACTATCGTACCTGACACGAGTTGCGTTGGGGAAATATACTCTCTATTGAATTTTGTTGGGACTGCGATTTACCGGAGGCCGGTCTGCGAGTTTCGCTGTTTATTACCTGCTATAACGACACGCTGTTTCCTGAGACGGGTAAGGCCGTCGTGCGGGTACTGGAGCGGCTGGGCCATACGGTGGAGTTTCCTACGGGACAGACATGCTGCGGACAGATGCACTACAACACGGGGTATCAGGCTGAGGCGATGCCGCTGCTTGCGCGATTCGTCGATCAGTTTAAGGGAGCTGAGGCGGTGGTGGTGCCTTCGTCTTCGTGTGTGGCGATGATGCGGGATCACTATCCGAAGATGGCTTTGGCTCTGAAGGATAAAGAGCTACAGCGACAGGTGGATGAGCTGCTGCCGAAGGTGTTTGAGTTTTCGGAGTTTCTGACGAAGCGGTTGGGGCTGGAGGATGTTGGGGCTTACTATCCGCATCGGGTGACGTATCACGCGAGTTGTCATGGGTTGCGGAATCTGGTGTTGGGTGATGGGCCGATGCGGTTGTTGAAGGCTGTGCGCGGAATCGATCTGGTGGAGTTGCAGGGGCTGGAGCAGTGTTGTGGGTTCGGTGGGACCTTTGCGGTGAAGAACGCGGAGGTTTCGAGCGCGATGCTGGCGGAGAAGACGACTGCGGTTTTGAATACGAAGGCTGAAGCTTGCACGGCTTGCGATAACAGCTGCCTGATGCATATTCAGGGGGCGCTGCATCGGCAGAGGACTGGTGTGAAGACGGTGCATTTGGCGGAGATTCTGGCTGGGGACCAAGGGGTGGCGCTGTGAGTGGGGTGGGGTTGGATCCGCGGACGGCGCCTACGTTTCCGATGGCGGCGAAGACGATGCTGGGGGATACGCAGCTACGGAAGAATGTGCGGCATGCGACGGATGTGATCCAGGCGAAGCGGGCTCGCGTGGTGGCGGAGATGCCGGACTGGCAGCAGTTGCGCGAGGCAGGGAAGCAGATTCGCCAGCACACGATGGAGCATTTGGATTTTTATCTGGAAGAGTTTGAGGCGAACTGCACGCGCGCGGGTGGTGTGGTGCATTGGGCTCGGGATGCGGAGGAGGCGCGACGGATTATTGTCGGGTTGGTGAAGGCTTCGGGGTCGGATGAGGTCATCAAGATCAAGTCGATGACGACGGAGGAGATTCAGTTGAACTCGGCGCTGGAGGCGGCGGGGATTCATCCGTTTGAGACGGATCTAGCGGAGTTGATTATTCAGTTGGGCGAGGATCGGCCTTCGCATATTGTGGTGCCGGCGCTGCATAAGAATCGGCAGCAGATTCGGGAGATCTTTCAGAAGAAGATGAATCTGCCGGAGCTGGGTGAGAGGCCGCAGGATCTAGCGGATGCGGCGCGGATGTTTTTGCGCGAGAAGTTTTTGCGCGTGAAGACGGGGGTGAGTGGCGCAAATTTTTTGATCGCGGAGACTGGTGGGGTTTGCGTGGTGGAGAGCGAAGGCAATGGCAGGATGTGTCTGACGCTGCCTGAGACGCTGATTACTGTTGCCGGGATCGATAAGGTTGTGCCGCGGTTTCAGGATCTTGAGGTGCTTCTGCAGTTGCTGCCGCGATCGGCTACGGGTGAGCGGATGAATCCGTATAACTCGATATGGACTGGAGTGAATGCGGCGGATGGGCCACGTACGTTTCATGTGGTGTTGATGGACAATGCGCGGACGGAGATTCTGGCGGATGAAGAGGGACGGCAGACGCTGAACTGTATTCGTTGCGCGGCGTGCCAGAATGCTTGTCCGGTGTATCGGCAGACGGGTGGACATGCGTATGGGAGCGTGTATGCGGGGCCGATTGGAGCGATTCTGACGCCGCAGTTGCAGGAGATGAAACATGCACAGTCGCTGCCGTATGCGTCGTCGTTGTGTGGGGCTTGTTATGAAGTTTGTCCGGTGAAGATCAATATTCCGGAGGTACTGATTCACCTGCGGAATAAGGTGGTGAAGCAGAATACGGCTGGTGTGGCTGGATTTTTTGATGTTGAAGCCAGCGCGATGAAGGCGATGGCGATGATCTTTCGCAGCGAGCGGAGGTTTCGCGCGGCGCAGAGGCTGGGGCGTGTTGCGGAGGGGCCGCTGGTGCACAAGGATGGTCGAGGCGAGGGGTGGATCGGTTGGCTGCCGGGGATGCTAGGCGGTTGGACCCAGGTGAGGGATCTGCAGGAGATGCCGAAGGAGACGTTTCGGGATTGGTGGGAGAAGAGGGCGGCGAATGGGCGTTGATGGGAGTGCGGGGTCGGCTCGGGCTGAGGTGCTGCGGCGGATCAGGGCGGCTAATGGTGGTGCCGCGGATGGAGTTGCTGCTCGGGTGGCGTGGGAGGGAGTTACACGGGAGTATCGTCGGAGCGGGACCAGGGTGCGCGAGTTGATGTTGGAGCTTCTTGAGGATCGTCTACGGGACTATGACGCTACTGTGGTCCGCACTGCTGGTGGGGATGTAGCGCGAAGTGTGGCAAGGATGCTAGCTGAGCGCGGTGTGACGCGAATGGTGGTGCCGGTTGGGTTGAGGGCTGAGTGGCTGCCGAGCGGTTTTGAGTTTGTGGTGGATGAGGGGCTTTCTGCTGGTGAATTGAACGGTTTTGATGGTGTGATGACGGGAGCGACTTTGGCGATTGCGGAGACGGGTACTGTGGTGTTGCAGAACGTTGCCGGGCAAGGGAGACGGGCTGTGACGCTGGTGCCGGACTATCATCTTTGCCTGGTGCGGTTGGATGACGTCGTGGAGACGGTGCCGGAGGCGATGGCGCGATTGCAGGGGACTGCGGAGTTGGCGACTACGTTCGTTTCGGGGCCTTCCGCGACGGCGGATATTGAGATGACACGAATTAAGGGTGTGCATGGGCCGCGGTTTCTGGATGTGATTCTGATTGATTAGGGTCTCCGAAAAAATCTTTTGACAAACGGCAGTAAAAGGAGCAGTCTGGCTCAAGTTTCAATAGAGAGTATATTTCTACTTTGTAAAGCTTGAACGAGTGGAAGGGATCGAGCGATGGGGATCAACGGTGCAGGGACAGCCGAGCGAGATGCGCAGAGGGTATGGGATGCGCTGGATGGCTTTCGAATCGAGGTTCCTTCCTGGGGGTTTGCCAATACCGGGACGCGGTTCGGGAAGTTTGTTCAGGCTGGAGCGGCAACGACGATTGAGGAGAAGTTCAGTGATGCTGCACAGGTTAATGCGTTGACGGGGGCGAGTCCTACTGTCGCGCTGCATGTGCTGTGGGATCTGCCGGGCGGGAAGGCGGATGTTCCGGCGATCCAGGGACTGGAAAAAAAGTACGGCGTGAAGTCGGGATCGATCAATCCGAATCTGTTTCAGGATGCCGAGTATAAGTACGGCTCGATTGCGAATCCGAGTGCGGAGATTCGTGGAAATGCTCTGGCGCATCTGCTCGATTCCGTGGAGATTGGGCGGGCGCTGGGATCGAAGGATGTTTCGTTGTGGATCGCGGATGGGTCGAACTATCCGGGGACGCAGAGTATTCGTAAGCGGATTGGGTGGATGGAAGAGGTGCTGGGTGCGATGCATGCAGCATTGGGAGATGGCCAGCGGATGCTGGTGGAGTACAAGCCCTTCGAACCGGCTTTTTATCATACGGACATTGCTGACTGGGGGATGGCGCTGGAGTTGGCTCGGCGATGTGGGCCCAAGGCTAAGGTGCTGGTGGATACGGGGCATCATTATCAAGGGACCAATATTGAACAGATTGTGGCTTGGCTGCTGCACGTGGGGCAGTTGGGGGGATTTCACTTCAACGACCGGAAGTATGCCGATGACGATCTCACGTTAGGCTCGATCGATCCGTACCAGGTGTTTCGGATCTTCCATGAGATTTTGAGCGTGAGTGCAGAGGAGCGTTCGGGGGTTGCGTTCATGATCGACCAGAGCCACAACCTGAAGGGCAAGATGGAGGCGATGGTGCAGACGGTCGCGACGGCGCAGGAGCTTTACGCGAAGGCTGCGCTGGTGGATCGAGTCAGGCTTGCTGAGTTGCAGCAGGCTTGCCGGTTGGTGGAGGCGGAAGAGTGCTTCCGGAGCGCGTTCTGGCAGGATGTAAGGCCGCTGGTGCAGCAGTGGCGAGTCGCTCGTGGACTGCCGGCGGACCCTCTGAAGGCGCTGACGGAGAGTGGGTATGTGGAGAAGATTTCCCGAGAGCGTGGGAGTAAGAATGCCAGTAGCGTTTCGAGCTACGCGTGACGATTGGGCCAGCCCGTTTGCCGATCTTCTGATGTGACGTGCTGGAAGTGGTGTTCTCCATGCGAAACCGGCTGCTCCGCGTAGCCGGTTTTTGCCCGTTTAATGCGGCAGAACTAGGTGTTTACGGAGTTCGCGCAAATTCCATTAACGAAACTCAGCGTCCTTGCCGCATAATGGAGCGGCTGAGTGCTCGCTCCTCGGCGGGAGACTATGGCGTTACGTAAGACGACGAAACGACTTTATTTGATTCCGGTGTTGTCGAAGGCGCTGGATATTTTGGAGCTGCTTCAGGTGGATAACCAGCCGATGACGCTGGAGGCGATCCATCGGCAGACACGCATCTCGAAGACCACGGTGTACCGGGTGTTGAAGACGTTCGTGCATCGTGGATATCTTTCGCAGTCGCCTGACGGGTTGTACCGGCCGGTGACGCGACCGAAGAAGATGCGGTTCGGCTTTGGCGGGCAGAGCGCCGATATGCCATTTTCAGTTGAAGTGACAGAGAGTCTGAAGGACGCGGCCGCGGCGGTAGGCGTCGATCTGCTGATATTGGATAACCGTTATGACGCGGCGACCGCTTTGAAGAATGCAGAGGAGTTTGTCAGCAGCAAGGTCGATCTCGTGATTGAGTTTCAAGTGGAGCAGGAGGTCGCGCCGATGATCGGCGACAAGATCGCGGCGGCAAAGATTCCTCTGATTGCGATCGATATTCCGCATCCGCATGCGACTTATTTTGGAGTGGATAACTATCGAGTTGGTATCGAAGCCGGGGAGACGCTTGCGGCGTACGCGACGGCTAATTGGGAGAAAAAAGTGGATTGGGTGCTTGGCCTGGATCTGGCGGAGGCCGGGCAACTGGTGCAGAGCCGAATTACAGGGGCGTTTGAAGGAGTACGGAAGGGTCATCCTGAGCTGCCGGTTGAGGCATTTGTTCGAATCGACGGGCGAGGGATGCGAGACCGGAGTAAGAAACTGGTGTCGGATTTTCTGCAGCGACATCCGAAGGATAGACATATCCTGATTGCTGCAGCAACCGACTCGAGTGCGCTGGGTGGCGTGGATGCGGTGCGAGAACAAAAGCGCGAGAAGCACGTCGTTGTTGTGGGGCAGGACTGCATTGCGGAGGCGATACAGGAGATGCGGAAAGATAAGTCGCCGCTGATTGGATCGGTTTCGCATGAGGCGAGTTCGTATGGGCCGAGTCTGATTCACCTGGGGCTTTCGCTGCTCCGGGGGCAGACGGTAGCACCATATAACTACGTGGCGCACAAGATGGTGACTCGGGAGTCGCTGAGCTAGCTGTTTCGTCAAAGTTTTTTAAGTGTGGCGGGTTTGGTCTGGGCGATTTTCACATTGGAAATAGTTGCCGTATTGGTGTTCGGTGTGGAATGATGATCGGGGCCGGATTTGGCCAAGATGATTGAGGTTGAACACATGACAGTACAGAGCGGCCTGCGGTTTCTGGAAGATCGTTGGGATGATGCGGTAGCAGCGAAGCTCGATACACCTGAGCTGCTGAGGTATAGATCGAATCTTCTCGGGTCAGACCTGCGGATTACGAACTTTGGCGGGGGAAATACGAGTTCGAAGTTGGAGCAGGTCGATCCGCTGGATGGAAAGACGAAGCAGATTCTCTGGGTGAAGGGGAGCGGGGGTGACTTGGGAAGCATTAAGCGTGGGGGTTTTGCCACGCTGTATATGGAGAAGCTGCTGGCGCTTGAAAAGGCTTATCGCGGGGTGGAGCTAGAAGACGAGATGGTGGATATGTATCCGCTGTGTACGTTTGGGAATAACCCTGTTGCGGCTTCGATTGATACGCCGCTGCATGGGTTTCTGCCGTTTGCGCATGTGGATCATCTGCATCCGGACTGGGGGATCGCACTCGCGGCCTCGGCGAACGGAAAGATCAAGATGGAGGAGTTCAACAAGGAGTTCGGCCACAAGTTGGCGTGGTTGCCGTGGCAGAGACCTGGGTTTGAGCTAGGGATGATGCTGAAGAAGATCGTCGAGCAGACGTCGGGATGCGATGGCGTTGTTCTTGGCGGGCATGGGCTGTTTACGTGGGGAGATACGCAGCGTGAGAGCTATCTCAATACGATTACGATCATCGATCAGCTGGGGCAGTTTATTGAACGGCATGGGTCGGTTGCGGGGCATAACCATTTTGGCGGGGTGCAGGTGAAGAGCCGCGACGATCGAGCTGCGATTGCGCTGCAGATTATGCCGTATCTGCGTGGAGTTGTGTCGCGGAAGCAGCGATGGATCGGGAGCTTCAGCGATCTGCCGAAGGTGTTGGAGTTTGTGAACTCAGCGCAGGCGCAGAAGCTGGCGCATCTGGGGACGAGTTGCCCGGACCACTTTATTCGGACGAAGATTCGTCCGATGTTTATCAAGTGGAATCCGGCGGGTGATCCGGCGGAGTTGAAGGAGTTGATCGAGACGTCGCTGGAGACGTATCGCGCGGAGTATGAGGAGTATTACAAGAAGCATGCGCTGCCGGATTCACCTGCTCTTCGTGATGCGAGCCCGACGGTGGTGCTGGTGCCTGGCGTGGGCATGTTCAGCTTCGGGAAGAACAAGACCGAGTCGCGGATTACGGGCGAGTTTTATATCAACGCGATTGGGGTGATGCAGGGGGCTGGGTCGCTGGGCGCGGGTGTGGATTGTAAGGACATTCCGCAGGCCGGGCCGGCTGCTTCGGCCGATCAATTTACGGTGTATGCAAACTATGTTGCGCTGCCGCCGAGTGAGGCTTTTCGGATTGAGTATTGGAAGCTGGAAGAGGCGAAGATTCGCAGACAACCGCAGGAGAAGGAGTTAAGCCGAAGGGTTGCTCTGATTGTCGGCGGAGGGAGTGGGATTGGGCGCGAGGTCGCTTTGTTGGCTGCGGAACGCGGTGCGCATGTCGTTATTGCTGATCGCGATGTGAAGGGCGCGGAGGCGGTTGCAGAAGAGGTAAAGGGGATCGTCGGAAAAGAGGCGGTGAGCTGGACGAGTATCGATATTCGCGATCGAAAAACCATCAAGTCTGCGCTGGAGGCGACGATCAAGCAGTTTGGCGGCATCGATATCTTGATCAATACGGCCGCATTGTTTCCTTCTTCGCCGGATGGTGTGATCAGCGATGCGCAGTGGGCTTTGACGCTGGAGGTTAATGTTACGGCGAACTATTTGTTGACCGATGAGGCTGCAAAGATATTTGCTGAGCAGGGGATCGACGCGAGCGTGGTGCTGACGAGTTCTGCGAATGCTGTTGTTGCGAAACGGGGTAGCGAGGCTTACGACGTTAGCAAGGCTGCGTTGAGTCATCTGGTGCGGGAGCTGGCGGTGTCTTTGTCGCCGAAGGTGCGGGTGAATGGGATTAGTCCGGCCACGGTGGTGAAGGGTTCGACGATGTTTCCAAGAGACAGAGTGATCGCGTCGCTCAAAAAGTACAAGCTGCCCTTTGACGAAGTCGACACCGATGACGGGCTGCGGACTGTGCTCGCGCAGTTCTATGCAACGCGGACGCTGACGCATCAGCCGATCGATCCGAAGGATTGTGCGCAAGCGATTATGTTTCTTGCCGGACCGCTTGCTCGCTGCACGACAGGACATCTGATTCCGGTGGATGGTGGTTTGACTGAGGCTTATCTGCGGTAGTTGAAGCATGGACGGGGAGAGGCGCGCGATGAGACGGACGCCAGATATGGCACTGGTTCCGCAAGACAAGCGGGCTTCGATTGCGGTGGACCTGGGAGCGGAGAGCTGCCGGGTGTCGCTGCTGCGATGGGTGGGTGGAAGGCCCACGATCTTGTTGGTGCATCGATTTGCGAACGCGCCACGTGAGGTGGACGGAGGACTGCGCTGGAACCTAGGGATGATTGAGGTAGGTCTTGATCACGGCCTTCGGGAGTGTGCGGCAATTGCACACGAAGGAGTTCGTTCGATTGCGGTGGATGGCTGGGCGGTGGATTACGTGCGGGTCGATGCGGAGGGGATAGCCATCGCTGATCCGTTCTGCTATCGGGATGAGCGGACAATCAAGGCGGAGCGGTCGCTGCATCGGAAGATTAGCCCGGAGAGACTACGGGAGCTGACGGGGGTGCAGTTACTGCGGATCAATACGCTCTATCAGCTCTATGCGGATACGCTGCAGGGATTGCCGGAGGGAAGTCAGTGGTTGAATCTGCCGGAGTATGTGCTGTCGCGATGGGGCGGAGCTCGCGTGTCGGAGCGAACGAATGCGACACATACACAGATGGTGGAGCTGAAGAGTCGGCAGTGGTGTCGAGAGATCTTCAGGGCTGCACATCTTGATCTGGCTTGCGCTCCGAAGCTGGTTCCACCGGGGACGGAGGTTGGGAGAGTCAGCGGCGCGTTGGCGGAGTTGCCGGCGTTTCGCGATACGGTGTTGATTGCGCCGGCTTGCCATGACACTGCGTCGGCGATCGCAGGGATTCCGGCGACGGGAGATGATTGGGCTTATATCAGCTCGGGAACGTGGTCGTTGGTGGGGACGTTGTTGGAACAGCCTCGAAACGGAAAGGCTGCTGCAGAGGAGAACTTTACCAATCTCGGCGCAGTTGGGGGGCGGGTTTGTTTTCACAAAAATGTGAATGGGATGTGGTTAATACGGCAGTGTGTCGATAGATGGGCGGCGGATGGGCAGGCATGGACGGTGCCGGAGCTGGTTGCGGCAGCAGAGAAGGTGCTGAAGCCGCAGGGATTGCTGGATGTGGATGATCCCGAGTTGTTGCTGGCTGGGCGCATGCCGCAGAGGATTAATGCACAACGGATTCGCAAGGGGTTCGAAGTTTTGGTCGAGAGCGCGGAGAATGCTCCCGAGTTTGCAAGCCTGATCTTTCATAGTTTGGCGGCCCGGTACGCAAAGGTGTTGGATCGCGTTGGGTTTCATAGTGGCAAACAGTTGAAGCGACTGTTCGTCGTTGGTGGCGCAAGTCAAAATGATTTTCTAAATCGGCTGACGCAAGAGGCAACGGGGCTGGAAGTATTTCGGGGAGCTGCGGAGAGCTCGACGGTAGGGAACTTTGCGGTGCAACTCGCTGTGCTTGAGGGACGTCGGGATACGGCGACGGGGGCTCATGCGGAACAGGTTTCGCGGTGGGCAGGCTTGCTTGTGGAGGCGTTGGATGAGGCAGCAAGGAATTAGGGGCATCGCTTTTAGCTTACCGATGGGGAGTTCGTAATTGTTTCAGATACTGCTTTTCCTTGGTGCGCGACGCTCATTTGTGGTGACCAAGAAACACATGCGTACACTGAATGGCCATTGAGATTGCTCAGGAAAAACACTGACTTGCCTTTCTATTCAACTGGTTGTCGCCGCTGCAGGGCATTTGTTGGACTTGTTGAGTCCGGTTTAGTGCCTTTGTACGTCATGTCCAGCAATTTGTGTTAATATCCACCATAT is drawn from Edaphobacter lichenicola and contains these coding sequences:
- a CDS encoding L-rhamnose/proton symporter RhaT, with amino-acid sequence MGPNPFIGVIFHWIGGFASATNFIPFRAIKRWSWEIYWLIQGFAAWIVAPIVLAGLLVPNLFGILHAAPASSIHYAIFWGILWGAGGLTFGLAIRYLGIALGYAIALGLCTAFGTLIPPIYDGSIHTIIHETSGQIILAGILLCLIAVAVNGAAGLSKEKEVTPEEKAEAGETDYNFGKGLAVAIFAGIMSSFFAFGLKAGAPIGALAKTELLAHNRLDLWQNLPVLIVVLWGGFLTNFVWSAILILKNGSIKQFAGQPGLNPMRASHSSGMTLVDFDPLDPSTYDHLAPKTLISNYIFASLAGVIWYFQFFFYSMGQTKMGKYDFSSWTLHMASIIIFATLWGLFLKEWRGTSRRTQALVALGLFLLVSSTIVVGYGNYLKANETPTTITTR
- a CDS encoding (Fe-S)-binding protein, which codes for MRVSLFITCYNDTLFPETGKAVVRVLERLGHTVEFPTGQTCCGQMHYNTGYQAEAMPLLARFVDQFKGAEAVVVPSSSCVAMMRDHYPKMALALKDKELQRQVDELLPKVFEFSEFLTKRLGLEDVGAYYPHRVTYHASCHGLRNLVLGDGPMRLLKAVRGIDLVELQGLEQCCGFGGTFAVKNAEVSSAMLAEKTTAVLNTKAEACTACDNSCLMHIQGALHRQRTGVKTVHLAEILAGDQGVAL
- a CDS encoding LutB/LldF family L-lactate oxidation iron-sulfur protein, whose translation is MSGVGLDPRTAPTFPMAAKTMLGDTQLRKNVRHATDVIQAKRARVVAEMPDWQQLREAGKQIRQHTMEHLDFYLEEFEANCTRAGGVVHWARDAEEARRIIVGLVKASGSDEVIKIKSMTTEEIQLNSALEAAGIHPFETDLAELIIQLGEDRPSHIVVPALHKNRQQIREIFQKKMNLPELGERPQDLADAARMFLREKFLRVKTGVSGANFLIAETGGVCVVESEGNGRMCLTLPETLITVAGIDKVVPRFQDLEVLLQLLPRSATGERMNPYNSIWTGVNAADGPRTFHVVLMDNARTEILADEEGRQTLNCIRCAACQNACPVYRQTGGHAYGSVYAGPIGAILTPQLQEMKHAQSLPYASSLCGACYEVCPVKINIPEVLIHLRNKVVKQNTAGVAGFFDVEASAMKAMAMIFRSERRFRAAQRLGRVAEGPLVHKDGRGEGWIGWLPGMLGGWTQVRDLQEMPKETFRDWWEKRAANGR
- a CDS encoding LutC/YkgG family protein; the encoded protein is MGVDGSAGSARAEVLRRIRAANGGAADGVAARVAWEGVTREYRRSGTRVRELMLELLEDRLRDYDATVVRTAGGDVARSVARMLAERGVTRMVVPVGLRAEWLPSGFEFVVDEGLSAGELNGFDGVMTGATLAIAETGTVVLQNVAGQGRRAVTLVPDYHLCLVRLDDVVETVPEAMARLQGTAELATTFVSGPSATADIEMTRIKGVHGPRFLDVILID
- a CDS encoding TIM barrel protein codes for the protein MGINGAGTAERDAQRVWDALDGFRIEVPSWGFANTGTRFGKFVQAGAATTIEEKFSDAAQVNALTGASPTVALHVLWDLPGGKADVPAIQGLEKKYGVKSGSINPNLFQDAEYKYGSIANPSAEIRGNALAHLLDSVEIGRALGSKDVSLWIADGSNYPGTQSIRKRIGWMEEVLGAMHAALGDGQRMLVEYKPFEPAFYHTDIADWGMALELARRCGPKAKVLVDTGHHYQGTNIEQIVAWLLHVGQLGGFHFNDRKYADDDLTLGSIDPYQVFRIFHEILSVSAEERSGVAFMIDQSHNLKGKMEAMVQTVATAQELYAKAALVDRVRLAELQQACRLVEAEECFRSAFWQDVRPLVQQWRVARGLPADPLKALTESGYVEKISRERGSKNASSVSSYA
- a CDS encoding substrate-binding domain-containing protein; its protein translation is MALRKTTKRLYLIPVLSKALDILELLQVDNQPMTLEAIHRQTRISKTTVYRVLKTFVHRGYLSQSPDGLYRPVTRPKKMRFGFGGQSADMPFSVEVTESLKDAAAAVGVDLLILDNRYDAATALKNAEEFVSSKVDLVIEFQVEQEVAPMIGDKIAAAKIPLIAIDIPHPHATYFGVDNYRVGIEAGETLAAYATANWEKKVDWVLGLDLAEAGQLVQSRITGAFEGVRKGHPELPVEAFVRIDGRGMRDRSKKLVSDFLQRHPKDRHILIAAATDSSALGGVDAVREQKREKHVVVVGQDCIAEAIQEMRKDKSPLIGSVSHEASSYGPSLIHLGLSLLRGQTVAPYNYVAHKMVTRESLS
- a CDS encoding bifunctional rhamnulose-1-phosphate aldolase/short-chain dehydrogenase; its protein translation is MTVQSGLRFLEDRWDDAVAAKLDTPELLRYRSNLLGSDLRITNFGGGNTSSKLEQVDPLDGKTKQILWVKGSGGDLGSIKRGGFATLYMEKLLALEKAYRGVELEDEMVDMYPLCTFGNNPVAASIDTPLHGFLPFAHVDHLHPDWGIALAASANGKIKMEEFNKEFGHKLAWLPWQRPGFELGMMLKKIVEQTSGCDGVVLGGHGLFTWGDTQRESYLNTITIIDQLGQFIERHGSVAGHNHFGGVQVKSRDDRAAIALQIMPYLRGVVSRKQRWIGSFSDLPKVLEFVNSAQAQKLAHLGTSCPDHFIRTKIRPMFIKWNPAGDPAELKELIETSLETYRAEYEEYYKKHALPDSPALRDASPTVVLVPGVGMFSFGKNKTESRITGEFYINAIGVMQGAGSLGAGVDCKDIPQAGPAASADQFTVYANYVALPPSEAFRIEYWKLEEAKIRRQPQEKELSRRVALIVGGGSGIGREVALLAAERGAHVVIADRDVKGAEAVAEEVKGIVGKEAVSWTSIDIRDRKTIKSALEATIKQFGGIDILINTAALFPSSPDGVISDAQWALTLEVNVTANYLLTDEAAKIFAEQGIDASVVLTSSANAVVAKRGSEAYDVSKAALSHLVRELAVSLSPKVRVNGISPATVVKGSTMFPRDRVIASLKKYKLPFDEVDTDDGLRTVLAQFYATRTLTHQPIDPKDCAQAIMFLAGPLARCTTGHLIPVDGGLTEAYLR
- a CDS encoding rhamnulokinase, whose amino-acid sequence is MRRTPDMALVPQDKRASIAVDLGAESCRVSLLRWVGGRPTILLVHRFANAPREVDGGLRWNLGMIEVGLDHGLRECAAIAHEGVRSIAVDGWAVDYVRVDAEGIAIADPFCYRDERTIKAERSLHRKISPERLRELTGVQLLRINTLYQLYADTLQGLPEGSQWLNLPEYVLSRWGGARVSERTNATHTQMVELKSRQWCREIFRAAHLDLACAPKLVPPGTEVGRVSGALAELPAFRDTVLIAPACHDTASAIAGIPATGDDWAYISSGTWSLVGTLLEQPRNGKAAAEENFTNLGAVGGRVCFHKNVNGMWLIRQCVDRWAADGQAWTVPELVAAAEKVLKPQGLLDVDDPELLLAGRMPQRINAQRIRKGFEVLVESAENAPEFASLIFHSLAARYAKVLDRVGFHSGKQLKRLFVVGGASQNDFLNRLTQEATGLEVFRGAAESSTVGNFAVQLAVLEGRRDTATGAHAEQVSRWAGLLVEALDEAARN